In a genomic window of Rhopalosiphum maidis isolate BTI-1 chromosome 4, ASM367621v3, whole genome shotgun sequence:
- the LOC113560923 gene encoding inhibitor of growth protein 1-like has product MTNRTNRALEYYNDYIDCTQNLPLDVQRHVTQMRECDLEYQEMLSKIKELTDNFDGSMSTLNSEKLTKLLVTGLNIGDKKVQTVQHISDLVDDKVRRLENGRKYLTSTKEPDAPKPSIKEKLESGNCSKERCLPSTSTSTVSKELKKRNTDNDSNESNNDAKLAKRPRRNRADEPDYKEISDDVVALSVLQHSNTPLPRATATAQVQSQVTLKKVAQKTETKTKKKGKYKKQQKDNSPSLDDDDEIAVDPDEPTYCLCDQISYGEMICCDNDLCPIEWFHFSCVSLSTKPKGKWFCPKCRGDRPNIMKPKAQFLKELERYNKEKEDKA; this is encoded by the coding sequence atgaCGAATCGAACGAATAGAGCTTTGGAATATTACAATGATTATATTGACTGCACACAAAACTTGCCTTTAGACGTACAGCGGCATGTAACGCAGATGCGTGAATGTGACTTGGAGTACCAAGAAATGTTGTCAAAGATCAAAGAACTAACAGACAATTTTGATGGTTCTATGTCTACATTAAATTCTGAAAAATTGACAAAGTTATTAGTAACTGGTTTAAATATAGGGGATAAAAAGGTGCAAACAGTTCAACATATATCTGATTTAGTGGATGATAAAGTCAGACGATTAGAAAATGGTAGGAAATATTTGACTTCTACTAAAGAACCTGATGCTCCCAAGCCTAGCATCAAAGAAAAACTAGAGAGTGGTAATTGTTCCAAAGAACGATGTTTACCTAGCACTAGTACTAGTACTGTTTCTAAAGAACTGAAAAAACGCAACACTGATAACGATAGTAATGAATCTAATAATGATGCAAAACTTGCAAAACGGCCGCGACGTAACAGAGCCGATGAGCCAGATTACAAAGAAATTTCTGATGATGTAGTGGCATTATCAGTCTTACAACATTCCAACACACCTTTACCGAGAGCCACAGCAACAGCGCAAGTACAATCTCAAGTAACGTTGAAGAAAGTAGCTCAAAAAACAGAAACAAAAACCAAAAAGAAGGGAAAATACAAGAAACAACAAAAGGATAATTCACCGTCATTGGATGATGATGATGAGATAGCTGTTGATCCAGATGAACCAACCTATTGTCTTTGTGATCAGATTTCATACGGAGAAATGATATGTTGTGATAATGATTTATGTCCAATAGAATGGTTTCATTTTTCATGTGTTTCATTATCAACAAAACCAAAAGGCAAATGGTTTTGTCCTAAGTGTCGTGGAGATCGTCCAAATATTATGAAGCCTAAAGCACAGTTTCTCAAGGAACTTGAACGATACAATAAAGAAAAAGAAGATAAAGCTtaa
- the LOC113548730 gene encoding uncharacterized protein LOC113548730 encodes MFWTSICVILMIAYVINRKPNVQAKEYTKYNLTNSDPNWNKWTDCKGSCGETGYMSRYRSTTSNDVLCEFNHEWKTCHVLGCTINNYTKAIEGNELRTRELNYILQRAINTNQIVLNACFSGYCNYYALKNAFMSNTDRLWNALLCVIYNLGCPVKGGWSKWSSWSKCTATCGSGIQYRLRCCDHPSPSRTSLNCSGNYIEFKNCFGKSCTAKTNGTWCKWMKWSECSVQKGNGIIIRKRFCRSSNDNKNSFYVSCSGPHTEIGQCYAPGVDGGWSEWQKWSPCSATCDGGIRYRLRSCSRPEPEDSGRHCVGETVQTNKCYIEPCKGPPIMVATFDKQSYIKYAAMEISMTLLHVVVHFYPFDMSGTILRRFDNDDCDGYCNSIQLNLIDFHLILTVNLDGCNITLQSPSTVNFGWNEVSFSITENRVALQLNNHQTSKFIKCMIFTVNLDQVTIIGEDFEGHIKKFDVNFIPYALTINDKFSDTMYLPYTTFNTVFELSEEQSYSDLLNTIKIPCPQPSNNWKLELYLRFEILAHGNLISIRSNTTDYMSVEINNDVFKLKIKLDEYFNEVSIKFEYIDSSWIHLEIEHHDNSWCLSVNDIKRSLIMPDDVLIELCENHLYIGNFQENQNSTQLQGIIGYLKVNDDILNPSDFIISSKNEYIALSRNLSDLSYNEVSMTIENDVVELNCIFIDELMNEDLDIVWLKSNQLGLHRIDCNM; translated from the exons gaaAACCAAATGTTCAAGCTAAGGAATACACAAAATACAACTTGACAAATTCAGACCCTAATTGGAACAA ATGGACCGATTGCAAGGGCTCGTGTGGTGAAACAGGCTATATGTCTCGATACCGCAGTACTACGTCAAACGATGTTCTTTGCGAGTTTAATCACGAGTGGAAAACTTGCCACGTTTTAGGAtgtacaataaacaattacaCTAAAGCCATTGAAGGAAATGAACTCAGAACACGAGAGTTAAATTACATTCTGCAAAGAGCGATAAACACAAATCAGATTGTTTTGAATGCGTGTTTCTCGggctattgtaattattacgcCTTGAAAAACGCGTTTATGAGTAACAct GATCGATTATGGAACGCATTGTTATGTGTTATATACAACTTGGGCTGTCCCG TCAAGGGAGGCTGGAGTAAATGGAGTTCTTGGTCGAAGTGTACCGCGACGTGTGGTTCTGGAATACAATACCGATTACGATGTTGTGATCATCCTAGTCCTTCAAGAACGTCTCTTAACTGTTCCGGAAactatatagaatttaaaaattgttttgggaAATCGTGTACAGCTAAAACGA ATGGAACTTGGTGTAAGTGGATGAAATGGTCAGAATGTAGCGTTCAGAAAGGCAATGGCATAATCATTCGGAAACGTTTTTGTCGGTCCTCTAACGACAATAAGAATAGTTTCTACGTGTCGTGTTCAGGACCGCATACAGAAATCGGCCAATGCTATGCACCTGGAG TCGATGGAGGCTGGTCTGAATGGCAAAAATGGAGCCCCTGCTCGGCTACATGCGATGGAGGAATTCGGTATAGATTACGGAGTTGTAGCCGACCAGAACCAGAAGACTCTGGACGACATTGCGTGGGAGAAACTGTACAAACCAATAAATGTTACATCGAACCCTGCAAAG gACCCCCAATTATGGTGGCCACATTTGATAAACAGTCTTACATTAAATACGCTGCTATGGAAATAAGTATGACTCTGCTACACGTCGTTGTACACTTTTATCCTTTCGACATGTCCGGTACCATACTTCGACGGTTTGACAACGATGATTGTGATGGTTATTGCAATAGCATTCAACTGAATTTAatcgattttcatttaattttaacggtCAACTTAGACGGATGcaatataacattacaaaGCCCTTCTACAGTAAAC tTTGGATGGAATGAAGTTTCCTTTTCAATCACCGAAAATAGAGTAGCACTACAATTAAATAACCACCaaacttcaaaatttataaaatgtatgatttttactgTGAATCTGGATCAAGTGACGATTATCGGAGAAGATTTCGAAGGTcatataaaaaagtttgatGTTAACTTTATTCCTTATGCATTAACCATAAACGACAAA TTTTCAGATACCATGTATTTACCTTATACGACTTTTAACACAGTCTTCGAACTATCAGAAGAGCAATCGTATtcagatttattaaatacaattaagatCCCTTGCCCGCAACCGAGTAATAATTGGAAG cTGGAATTGTACTTGAGGTTTGAAATTTTAGCCCACGgaaatttgatttcaattcGAAGCAATACGACGGACTACATGTCAGTAGAAATTAATAACGACGTATTCAAACTTAAGATAAAATTAGATGAATACTTTAACgaagtttcaataaaatttgaatatattgattCGTCATGGATTCACCTGGAAATCGAACATCATGATAATAGTTGGTGTTTGAGTGTAAATGACATAAAGCGTTCATTGATAATGCCCGACGACGTGCTTATTGAACTGTGCGAAAATCATTTGTATATTGGTAACTTTCAG gaaaatcaaaattcgacACAACTCCAAGGAATCATTGGATATTTAAAAGTGaatgatgatattttaaatcctAGTGACTTTATAATTAGTTCCAAAAACGAATACATTGCCTTGTCACGGAACTTATcag atTTATCGTATAATGAAGTATCAATGACAATTGAAAATGATGTTGTTGAATTAAACTGTATTTTCATTGATGAACTTATGAATGAAGATTTAGACATTGTATGGTTAAAGTCTAATCAGCTGGGTTTACATCGAATTgattgtaatatgtaa
- the LOC113548731 gene encoding protein YIPF3-like, whose translation MKDHSIIFLGSEPSKEKDFVTRALSYFTMPADDLPKRILLSFTPPLRSRFVYVDFLGPCLAFILLATILGYGHAYKTPSAIYHRSPTEVLAIYCLSMPAICYVLTRLGKSSISFLQILSLLGYGLYGYVFTLVISFISDETNNVIFYLSLILFTGTSVFRTCLIILLTIKLPAIRLLVCSIIAILQTLFVVFLYFTFVHSSFAFRKH comes from the coding sequence ATGAAAGACCattcgataatatttttggggTCAGAGCCTTCGAAAGAAAAGGATTTCGTAACGCGCGCCCTATCTTATTTCACAATGCCCGCAGATGATCTGCCGAAAAGGATATTGCTATCATTTACACCACCGTTACGCTCTAGATTTGTGTATGTGGACTTCTTAGGACCGTGTTTGGCGTTCATACTGTTGGCTACAATACTCGGCTATGGACATGCATACAAAACACCATCCGCCATTTATCACAGATCGCCCACCGAAGTCTTGGCCATATATTGTCTATCGATGCCAGCaatttgttatgtattaaCCCGTTTAGGGAAGTCTAGTATATCTTTTTTGcaaatattgtcattattagGGTACGGTCTTTATGGTTATGTATTTACGcttgttattagttttatatcagATGAAacgaataatgtaatattttatttgtcctTGATATTGTTTACCGGCACTAGTGTTTTTAGAACATGTCTTATTATATTgctaactattaaattacctGCCATCAGACTGTTAGTTTGCAGTATCATTGCTATTTTACAAACACTGTTTGttgtgtttttgtattttacatttgttcATTCAAGCTTTGCGTTTCGCAAACACTAG
- the LOC113548231 gene encoding cleavage stimulation factor subunit 1, giving the protein MRSEVNNAKPEMCIKNRDHLYRLIISQLFYDGHSTIASSLAAQVNVDPPCSPSDRLMSVVTKGLQHETDRQKESEQALNLNPIQQMLIGPGIDLEFETNVSCTAPEPSLYETVYVTSHKGACRAGAFSPDGQLIATGSSDASIKILDVERMLAKAHDIGSTDNQEGQGHPVIRTLYDHLEEVTCLEFHPNKPILASGSRDCHVKLFDYSKTSVKKAFKTINDVEPITCISFHPIGDFIVMGTNSPIIRLYDINTVQCYVCSLPSHQHTGPVTSIKYEPSARYFVSSSRDGSIKLWDAVSNKCVNTFEKAHDGSQVCSVTFSRNGKYILSSGKDSLVKLWELSTSRCLIAYTGAGTTGKQEHRTQALFNHTEEYVMFPDEATTSLCAWNARNASRQQLLSLGHNGPIRSIVHSPNSAAFLTCSDDFRARFWYRKHLIGA; this is encoded by the exons atGAGGAGTGAAGTAAATAATGCGAAACCTGAAATGTGCATTAAGAATAGAGATCATTTATACAGACTCATAAtaag TCAACTATTTTATGATGGCCATTCCACAATTGCATCCAGCTTAGCTGCCCAGGTCAACGTTGATCCACCTTGTTCTCCATCAGATCGACTCATGAGTGTAGTGACAAAAGGTTTACAACACGAAACTGATAGACAAAAAGAATCTGAACAAGCATTAAACTTAAATCCAATTCAACAAATGTTAATTGGACCGGGCATTG ATTTGGAATTTGAGACTAATGTTAGTTGTACTGCTCCTGAACCGTCACTTTATGAAACTGTATATGTAACATCCCATAAAGGCGCCTGTAGGGCTGGTGCTTTCAGTCCTGACGGACAGTTAATCGCTACAGGAAGCAGTGATGCATCTatcaaa attttagatGTTGAAAGAATGCTGGCTAAAGCACATGATATTGGTAGTACTGATAACCAAGAAGGACAGGGACATCCAGTAATTCGAACCTTATATGATCATTTAGAAGAAGTGACGTGCTTGGAGTTCCACCCAAATAAGCCAATTTTGGCTTCAGGCTCTCGAGATTGTCATGTTAAACTTTTTGATTATTCTAAAACATCTGTGAAGAAAGCCTTTAAGACAATAAAC GATGTTGAACCTATAACATGTATAAGTTTTCATCCCATTGGAGACTTCATAGTAATGGGCACCAACAGCCCTATCATAAGgctttatgatataaatacagtTCAATGTTATGTTTGTTCACTTCCTAGCCATCAACATACTGGCCCTGTTACATCaataaa GTATGAACCAAGTGCCAGATACTTTGTGTCTTCTAGTCGAGATGGATCAATTAAGCTGTGGGACGCTGTATCTAATAAATGTGTTAACACATTCGAAAAAGCACACGATGGTAGTCAAGTATGTTCTGTGACATTTTCAAGAAATGGAAAG TACATCTTATCATCAGGTAAAGATTCTTTAGTAAAACTTTGGGAATTGTCCACTAGCAGATGTCTGATTGCATATACTGGAGCTGGAACCACtg GCAAACAAGAACACCGTACACAAGCATTGTTTAATCATACTGAAGAGTATGTCATGTTTCCAGATGAAGCCACTACATCTTTGTGTGCATGGAATGCACGAAATGCTTCACGGCAACAACTTTTATCACTAG gtcatAATGGGCCTATTCGTTCAATAGTGCATTCACCAAATTCAGCAGCGTTTTTGACTTGTTCAGATGATTTTAGAGCACGATTTTGGTATAGAAAACACTTGATTGGagcataa
- the LOC113548732 gene encoding uncharacterized protein LOC113548732: MKMVFRILQYFMNHQKLVDKLAESNFMRSIARFVVHKAIRAKSLTEDMKSEQLEKTLKNIAEKLKDTKNKLDGKQ, from the coding sequence ATGAAAATGGTGTTTAGAattcttcaatatttcatGAACCACCAGAAATTGGTTGATAAATTAGCGGAATCTAATTTTATGAGAAGTATTGCACGATTCGTTGTTCATAAGGCAATTCGTGCGAAATCATTGACAGAAGATATGAAGTCTGAACAATTAGAAAAAACTCTGAAAAATATCGCCGAAAAACTAAAGGACACGAAGAATAAGCTTGACGGTAAACAGTGA